The stretch of DNA GTTTTATCGTTCGCGATCTTCTCATACGCAACGCGCCGTTTGCCTAACGAGAACGCATCGTCTAAATACTTATACTCGATCAGCTCACGCTCCTTCAAAATTATCGAGCGTGCAACGCGCGTCGCTTTTTTACCGCCGCTAGATTATTCCATATCGCGACAAACGGATAAACTGAAGCCTTGCAAACTATGACAAAGCCCCGGGTAAAGCCGATAACAGAAGGAACGTCCTAAGTCGCGGAAAACTGGGCtaatgttatatgctatatgcGTATACGTACCGCAATTGTGCTCGTCAGAATGGTCGTAACAATTCATATGCCCGTCGCAGTGCTTCTCGAGAGGGATGCACAGCGTGTTTAGGCAGGTCCACTCGTCATCCAGACAGTAATGCTCCATCTCGACGCACCTATTAAAATCGAGACGTGACGAATTTTGAAAGAATACGTATGTAGGTCTACGCAAAGAAAAACGCGCACGAACAACGCGATTAAACAGATGTTAGAACAATTTACCTACCTAAACGCGTCGACATCAAGACGATGACACTTTTGTTTGTTGATGAGACAAAAGCCGGCACATCCGGTTGGATCTTTGGGATCGAGAGGGATTCTGCAAGTCGGTGCTTCCTCGTCGACGAGAGCGACGCAAACCTCCTCTGGCAGACAGTCGTCGCAGTATCTGGTAGAGTTGAGGCTGGACGGGCTCGTAGCTTCCGTTTCCGCTTCCGACGTTAGCGGAGCGCGACTCTCCGGAAATGACGAGCCACCATTTAAAAGAATACTTGCAGCGAGGGTGCTAGTGGCCGAGGGCTGCATCGGTGTCGTCGATGACACGGCCGACGCGTCGTTCTGTTCTTGTTCGCTGTTCGATCGACGTAGAAACGTTCCCGCGGCCAACACGTCGTTGTCCGACGATGAATCGTTCGTCGACGACTTTAGGTACTGTTGGATGATTTGCAGCTTCTCGGGTTCTGCTAAAAATCAGTTTTTGCGTTACCACGATTATGGCTCATACGACGATTAAAAGGAAGAAGCAAAAACGAACGAGAGCTTTTTAATGGATTGTCAACGACCACGGCCGAAGAACGAGCGAATCTCACATCGACGCTTGTCGACTAAAAATATCCGTTTAGTCGAGATATAAACGTATATAATCTACTGCTGTAGCGTCTCGGCTCGATCGTTGGTTTATAATAATCGAGCATAATAACGTGCTCGCTAAATGTCTCGCGAGCGCTTATTTCAGTGGTTGAATTCATCCGATCGCTACGATCTATTTCCTCGGTGAAATAAAATCTCGATGCCGAGTGATAGTCGCTTGTCTCCGTCGGTTCACTGTAAACGCGATCGTTCGTGCGTTTCAACGTTTCACGTTTCGTTGAACCGGGTACAGACGATTGCGATATTTTCACCTTGCTTTCTGTTGCGTCGTATGTCTGTCTTTGTTGTTCTTAATTagggaaacgaagaaagataTATAACGCGGCATCAAAGAGACGCTCGTCTGTATCCGGCCTTTTAACATGACGGATATCATGTAAGTATCGCGTACCACTCACCAAACGCGATGTACAGAGCAACAGCACCTATTCCTAAAAGTAGCAGCAACGCGATCAGCAGAAGAACGAGGGGCCTGGTACACCCGGAAGCCTCGAGAGGATGCGCCAGATGCAGAGTCCAGCCGTGTCTGTGCTTTCGAAGTCTGGCCGGATGCGGGGGTGGTTCTCCTCTGACACTTCGTCGCAGGTTGATGCGATTTTGGGAAGACGGGGTTTGCGTTCGCACTGGGAGGGAGTAGGCCCTCTGGAAAAGTAAGATCGAATCGTTCGATATTTATCGATCGTGTGCATCGGCTACGATGTCTTCCAGATAAAGTTGCTCGCGATTTACCTCAAATTCAGCCATCGGTACTGCATTCTCTTCGAACCGGCCACGCGGTTCTCCTCGCTAGATATACATTTGATAATAGCTTATCTATTTTCCAATAGTACGCGAGCTTCCCAAGAGCAAATGAAGGCGCGGCAGAAAATCTAGATACCGATTATAGTGAATTTTTTCGCAACAAAATCAACAGTCACTCGCGCGCGTTAACTCGAAGCAGTTTTTCTCGAACGGATATCATTTTCTACCTTGCCAACCTTCGACGCGTTAAATATAACCGTGACGCTACCAAACCACATCTGcaatattatgtattatatcttttttttttatagaggCAAAACCGAAGAGTCGCGAATTACGTCGGCTGTTTAAGAATAGGGAGCGTAAGCGGATGTCGTGCCTTCCGAGGCAGTGGTCCGCGTCCAACTGATTACCGTCCTCGATACTGGTCTACGTTAAACGCGACCCTTATTCCGCTTTCTTTCCAAGCACCGGTAAAATCACCGCGATCGATGCTCGATCCTTCGATCGTATATCGTGTTGATTCGAAGCGCAACGTTCGATGAGGGAGAAGGTGTCGTGTCGCGTCGATTTCCTTTGCCCGTACGCTTACGGAAGACTCGCCACTTGTACACCACGCAGCGACACGCTGCCTGCCGGCCAACGATCATCGCGTCTGGCTATAGATAGACGTTTTCCACTTCCGTTCCGTTTTGTTCGTTTAGGGCGGACAAGCGCCAGACGCTCCGAAAGCAAAATGAACTCTCGTCTCGTCGAGGAAGCGATCATCGACAGGTCAAATTTCCCAGTTATTTATACGACGCGATACGCGTCTGCCAATCTTTTCGATAGCTACATATGCATCGAGCAATAGCTAATCGCTGCGtgtttttttcaatttaacgTTGCAATCGTACACGTCACACCGAGATTACGGTTTTTTTTCCTTTGAAACACGGGGCAAGGACGCGAAAAGAAATGACGAAAGCGAATCATGAGATTGCAAactatatatagatatatcgTGAAACAACGAAGGATACTTCCTTCATCAATGGCGTGGCTTCTCTGTTTAGAATACAAATGAAATGGTCAAAAGACTTTACCGATCGTGCGATCAAAGCCGAGCTTCGTTCGACCATGGTGAATCGCGCAATTTTTCATTCTGTTTCGGTTTCAAATTACGCACATGGATGACTCACGGCTCCGATATGATGTGAAGGGAATAACGAACGAAAGATTCAAAATGCGCTTCGCATTTTAGCCGTGAACAATCATCGACGCTCGTCGACAGATAGAAATTCGTTGTGTGCAAAGTCTTCTCTCCcctttttcttccctttcgACCCGTTATTTCCCGTACCTCAACCTGCGTATCTTTCAGTACATGGGTATCCGTGCATTGTTTCGTATATGTTGTTTAAATACAGGCGTATCTAAATGCACGTGTATTAATGTATCCGTATTTTGACCCTTGGGATTTTTCCCCATATTATTTCAGTAAATATATTGAAGTACTCGAAACCTTTCATTAATTTCGCAATCTTTCAGATTTCTTAAATATCTATGTACTAAAAATCACATGAATTAAAATACAGATACGTTAATACACGCGTATTGAAATACACATGAGATAGTGCACGGGTATCCATGTACTAAACATGTCCGGATGGAGGTAAGGTTTACGTGCAATAAGTATATAAGTAACAGGTGTATTTACATAATCACGATCTCTGTTTTTAACGTTAATGAACTAACGAATTAATCTTACAGTTGAGAAACAGCATCAACAATAAGGATCGTCGAGAAGGAGAATCGTTTTCGCTCATTTGTTAcgcaaaattaataaatacatatttatattggGTTATGAAACTTACGTCTGCTTGGTACTACTTCTCTCATTTCTAGATATAAATCTCTACCAAATGATACAGCGATATATGAGTTGCTAAACAAAGTCACCTGTGATTCGTGAAAACCGTTTTACATAACGTGTAAAGAAGCAGAGAAAAAGTTCTTCTCAGAgggaaaatttgtttatttgaCTACTACTACAATTATATACTAGATATCTTTTTCAAAAGAGAATTCTAAAATGTATTCTAAAATGTATTCTAAAAAGTAATTCCTAAAAAGAGATTTTATTGAGTTTCTCAAATGTTATATGACCGGGACAGCGCGAACGCAGTCCCGACTATCAAAAATTATACGCCCGAGATACCCACATTAGGGGTATTCGCAAGGGTCAGCCTAACCGTAGTGCAATGGAAAAGCCTCGCCCTGGAGGAACCGCCTTCTTGATCACGGTAACCTCTGCGCCAGGTAAGTATGCTTTCCTTCGCTTCAAGTCCCGATTTATCCCAACTAACGATCGAGATCGCAAGCGAGAAACTCCTACTTCTCGTCGCCATCTAGCGGCCAGACGAATTTTAAGCCGCGCATCGAGACAATAGTTCTCAACCTAATCCCGTACTGCTGGCAATGGTGCTCAACTTATTCGCGCGCGTAAACGAAATCGATATCTCGCATTAATCGAAATAAGTTTAAAACTCCCACAATCTGGAGGCGCGAGTATGTAGATTTCCAAAGATTAATATCCAAGGCGTTGACAAGTGAGTGGTTTGTAGACCGAAGTGGTTATATATAACTCCaccttttttaaatattttaaattttactacCAAAACTTATCTTATGTGCAGTGCCTACAAAAAATATCTCCCTAATTTTCCACTGGAACGTCATTTTATTAGGTACTCGTCGTATTAAATTcttgtagtagtagtagtagtaaagttaataaatgatacgaaatttgATACATTTGGATCTAATTAAGTAACACACAAATgttataattaatacaatattgtgcaaatatttattgtagcCACTGTAATTTTCTCCACTTCTTATTCTGTGGAGTTAATTAATTTGACTCAATTAATGAACGACTCAAATGGTTTCGAACGACACTCACCTGAAACGAACCGTGTTCCTTGGCGTCAGTGAAAAGCATCGACGCCCCCTTGGTGTACCAACGATCCTGCGAATATATGGAGTTCACTCTCATACCCGGCCGGTTCTTTGCCGAGCCGATCAAAGCGTTGTCCTCGTTGATCTCCGCCAAATCGACGAGATTCGCGCAACCGCTTCGCTCGTTTCTGATCAGCTTCACCGTGCTCGCTGGGGATCCGCCGACTTTCTCAGAAATCGTGAATACCGAGGGTGAATTGGTAGCCGGCATCGCGAACTCGTCCGGCTTCCTGTTCGGGCAGCACACAGGTAGCATGGTGAAATTGCGTGGATCGAGGATAGTTTGCGAATCTTTCGAACCCGATATTTGCAGACGCTGCTGTTGCTCGTTGTTCCTGTCTTTTCTCAGAATCGTTTCGCTCTCTTTGTCAGCGACTTGGTGGTGTTGGTCATTGCTAGACGCGGCAGCTTTGCTTCGACAATGCTTGCAATCCTTCTTCCTGCGCTTTTTACTGGGTCTGCATTCGGATTGCAGCGTGATAGACTGCGCTCGAGACGAGAAAGCGTCGTCGGTGAAGGCGACGATATCGGCATTCCTCGTCGCAACTTCCGTATCCTCACGGCGACCGTCGATTCTCTTTCCACTCGTCCCACGAATGGAGCAGCTACCGAGGGAAGAATCCAACCCGGTGCCACGTCGAAACGGTAACGTTAAATTACGACGGAACGTTCCAGCGATCTCTTCTCTATCCAATGATCTCGTCGTAGCGCTTTTGCAAACGTATTCGATGGCGTTCAAAGGTCGCCGAAGAGCTTGATCTTGACCGATCATAACTCCGGAATGCTTCGAGGGATTCTCTACACCGGGCAGAATGTCCTCGTACACGTGGCCATCCGCGTTCGACACCGGGTCATCGGGCGATAGCTCGTTGCCAATCGTATCGAACGAGAACGTATGCGAATCATGGCGAAACTCTCGCGAAGATATCGGCGTTTCTTCGCTTTTTGGCTGCTGGTGCTCCTCCTCGAAACCTTGGTTCTCCATCTGCATaggaaaaaaaagacaaatacTGTTAACCTGCGTCTTCATTGAAGCAACAACGAAGAACTTTTTGTTGCCTATTGTTGCTGCATATTCGAAATATGTAATGCCCAACAAATATCAACTTGTGGAAACGTTTTGTCCACACTGAAGCAACGCAATCAAAGGAATATTTGGGTTTTGTTCCGATTTTCAGGGACGTTCATTTCTGTCGTAATCTGTTGCTGCgtgcttttttattttcgtttcatcTTTGCCGCTCCGGACGGAAACAGGTAACAAGCAACAACTTTTTTTACTGGCAACAGATACATGAAGGAACATGGAACGCGAAACGTTGCACAACCAGCAACAGTTTCAACAAACATAGAGGTAACAGAAAGTTCCTCATTGCTGCTTCAGTGAGGGTGCAGCTTTGGACGATATCAGCGAGTCGATATACGATGGACTTTCGATCTCCAAGTTCGATCACGCGCGTCGTCCTATCATGAATAATATTATCTGATTTACTCGTTTGGTTTCGACGAGTAGGTTGATCGATTCGTGACAGTTCGTAC from Bombus huntii isolate Logan2020A chromosome 3, iyBomHunt1.1, whole genome shotgun sequence encodes:
- the LOC126864278 gene encoding uncharacterized protein LOC126864278 isoform X2, whose protein sequence is MENQGFEEEHQQPKSEETPISSREFRHDSHTFSFDTIGNELSPDDPVSNADGHVYEDILPGVENPSKHSGVMIGQDQALRRPLNAIEYVCKSATTRSLDREEIAGTFRRNLTLPFRRGTGLDSSLGSCSIRGTSGKRIDGRREDTEVATRNADIVAFTDDAFSSRAQSITLQSECRPSKKRRKKDCKHCRSKAAASSNDQHHQVADKESETILRKDRNNEQQQRLQISGSKDSQTILDPRNFTMLPVCCPNRKPDEFAMPATNSPSVFTISEKVGGSPASTVKLIRNERSGCANLVDLAEINEDNALIGSAKNRPGMRVNSIYSQDRWYTKGASMLFTDAKEHGSFQRAYSLPVRTQTPSSQNRINLRRSVRGEPPPHPARLRKHRHGWTLHLAHPLEASGCTRPLVLLLIALLLLLGIGAVALYIAFAEPEKLQIIQQYLKSSTNDSSSDNDVLAAGTFLRRSNSEQEQNDASAVSSTTPMQPSATSTLAASILLNGGSSFPESRAPLTSEAETEATSPSSLNSTRYCDDCLPEEVCVALVDEEAPTCRIPLDPKDPTGCAGFCLINKQKCHRLDVDAFRCVEMEHYCLDDEWTCLNTLCIPLEKHCDGHMNCYDHSDEHNCDCDLETHFQCGNETSCLPLEKRCDGKIDCWDAADEINCTLGLNLGGSPRSRNTSATTFLLMPACPSENEFTCSNGQCILRARFCDSLPDCLDGSDEPHGCQGRCNKHEFTCQNNRCITKGMKCNGIDDCGDGTDERHCKDRFS
- the LOC126864278 gene encoding uncharacterized protein LOC126864278 isoform X3, coding for MMENQGFEEEHQQPKSEETPISSREFRHDSHTFSFDTIGNELSPDDPVSNADGHVYEDILPGVENPSKHSGVMIGQDQALRRPLNAIEYVCKSATTRSLDREEIAGTFRRNLTLPFRRGTGLDSSLGSCSIRGTSGKRIDGRREDTEVATRNADIVAFTDDAFSSRAQSITLQSECRPSKKRRKKDCKHCRSKAAASSNDQHHQVADKESETILRKDRNNEQQQRLQISGSKDSQTILDPRNFTMLPVCCPNRKPDEFAMPATNSPSVFTISEKVGGSPASTVKLIRNERSGCANLVDLAEINEDNALIGSAKNRPGMRVNSIYSQDRWYTKGASMLFTDAKEHGSFQRAYSLPVRTQTPSSQNRINLRRSVRGEPPPHPARLRKHRHGWTLHLAHPLEASGCTRPLVLLLIALLLLLGIGAVALYIAFEPEKLQIIQQYLKSSTNDSSSDNDVLAAGTFLRRSNSEQEQNDASAVSSTTPMQPSATSTLAASILLNGGSSFPESRAPLTSEAETEATSPSSLNSTRYCDDCLPEEVCVALVDEEAPTCRIPLDPKDPTGCAGFCLINKQKCHRLDVDAFRCVEMEHYCLDDEWTCLNTLCIPLEKHCDGHMNCYDHSDEHNCDCDLETHFQCGNETSCLPLEKRCDGKIDCWDAADEINCTLGLNLGGSCPSENEFTCSNGQCILRARFCDSLPDCLDGSDEPHGCQGRCNKHEFTCQNNRCITKGMKCNGIDDCGDGTDERHCKDRFS
- the LOC126864278 gene encoding uncharacterized protein LOC126864278 isoform X1; translation: MMENQGFEEEHQQPKSEETPISSREFRHDSHTFSFDTIGNELSPDDPVSNADGHVYEDILPGVENPSKHSGVMIGQDQALRRPLNAIEYVCKSATTRSLDREEIAGTFRRNLTLPFRRGTGLDSSLGSCSIRGTSGKRIDGRREDTEVATRNADIVAFTDDAFSSRAQSITLQSECRPSKKRRKKDCKHCRSKAAASSNDQHHQVADKESETILRKDRNNEQQQRLQISGSKDSQTILDPRNFTMLPVCCPNRKPDEFAMPATNSPSVFTISEKVGGSPASTVKLIRNERSGCANLVDLAEINEDNALIGSAKNRPGMRVNSIYSQDRWYTKGASMLFTDAKEHGSFQRAYSLPVRTQTPSSQNRINLRRSVRGEPPPHPARLRKHRHGWTLHLAHPLEASGCTRPLVLLLIALLLLLGIGAVALYIAFEPEKLQIIQQYLKSSTNDSSSDNDVLAAGTFLRRSNSEQEQNDASAVSSTTPMQPSATSTLAASILLNGGSSFPESRAPLTSEAETEATSPSSLNSTRYCDDCLPEEVCVALVDEEAPTCRIPLDPKDPTGCAGFCLINKQKCHRLDVDAFRCVEMEHYCLDDEWTCLNTLCIPLEKHCDGHMNCYDHSDEHNCDCDLETHFQCGNETSCLPLEKRCDGKIDCWDAADEINCTLGLNLGGSPRSRNTSATTFLLMPACPSENEFTCSNGQCILRARFCDSLPDCLDGSDEPHGCQGRCNKHEFTCQNNRCITKGMKCNGIDDCGDGTDERHCKDRFS